A stretch of the Proteus sp. ZN5 genome encodes the following:
- the hybE gene encoding hydrogenase-2 assembly chaperone yields MSELSWDVIGYDEPPIEQLETRFSEIAEKEMKGLPFYREGVPVKAGGFTLFENQWIGAVLTPWMLELVVFPGPSQEWPHRKVGDRIGLELPCGQIKFVVGELEGGMQYLACSLMSPLDRHLAAEHAIELVENSVKMALSLPVQTQSVAEVDLSRRSLFRGQLRS; encoded by the coding sequence ATGAGTGAATTAAGCTGGGATGTCATAGGATATGATGAACCGCCTATTGAGCAACTTGAAACACGTTTTAGTGAAATCGCTGAAAAAGAGATGAAAGGGCTTCCTTTTTATCGCGAAGGCGTTCCTGTAAAAGCAGGGGGCTTTACTTTATTTGAAAATCAGTGGATTGGTGCTGTTCTTACGCCTTGGATGCTAGAACTGGTTGTCTTCCCGGGGCCTTCACAAGAATGGCCACATCGAAAAGTCGGTGATCGCATTGGGTTAGAATTACCTTGTGGTCAGATTAAATTCGTTGTGGGTGAGCTTGAGGGAGGTATGCAGTACCTTGCTTGTTCATTAATGTCGCCACTTGATAGACATTTAGCAGCGGAACATGCTATTGAGTTGGTTGAAAATAGTGTAAAAATGGCTCTTTCTCTTCCTGTTCAGACACAATCCGTAGCAGAAGTTGATTTAAGTCGTCGTTCTCTCTTCCGTGGTCAGTTAAGATCATAG
- the hypB gene encoding hydrogenase nickel incorporation protein HypB produces the protein MCSTCGCGEGNVRIEGVEPHSHEHHHHHSHDHDHHDHGHHHDHSHHGHDHHHEHNATPANTVHKYIDKSEQKHKHNYETHGQPIIVHHHYYHNSGDVHLHFHNDAQLNETPVFHEHHHGHDDHSHSHDHAHDHNHEHSHHHSHSHDHDHAHGHDHDHEHEEQFSPVIENQNMHYGQGEAGTHAPGISQKRMLKIEMDVLDKNNRIAVHNREHFEQQNVLALNLVSSPGSGKTTLLTQTLKQLAQRVPCAVIEGDQQTTNDADRIRETGVPAIQVNTGKGCHLDAQMVHDATHQLGLQDNSVLFIENVGNLVCPASFDLGEKHKVAILSVTEGEDKPLKYPHMFAAADLMIINKIDLVPHLNIDVQACIESARRVNPNIEIIALSATTGEGMEEWLTWLESRLCA, from the coding sequence ATGTGTAGCACTTGCGGTTGTGGCGAAGGCAATGTCAGAATTGAAGGCGTAGAGCCTCATTCACATGAGCACCACCATCATCACTCTCATGACCATGATCATCACGACCACGGTCATCATCATGATCACAGCCATCATGGGCATGATCACCATCATGAACACAATGCTACTCCAGCGAATACTGTTCATAAATATATTGATAAGTCTGAACAAAAGCATAAGCATAACTACGAAACACATGGTCAGCCTATCATCGTTCATCACCACTATTACCATAACAGTGGTGATGTTCACCTCCATTTTCATAACGATGCACAGCTAAACGAAACCCCTGTTTTCCATGAACATCATCATGGACATGACGATCATTCACACAGTCACGACCATGCTCATGATCATAACCATGAGCACTCGCATCATCATTCTCATAGCCACGATCACGATCATGCACATGGTCATGACCACGATCATGAACACGAAGAGCAATTTAGCCCAGTGATTGAAAATCAGAATATGCATTATGGTCAAGGCGAAGCAGGAACACATGCTCCCGGTATTAGCCAAAAGCGTATGCTGAAAATTGAAATGGATGTGCTGGATAAAAATAACCGCATTGCCGTTCATAACCGTGAACATTTTGAACAACAAAATGTGTTGGCATTGAATTTAGTTTCAAGTCCCGGCTCCGGTAAAACGACACTGTTAACACAAACATTAAAACAATTAGCGCAACGTGTGCCTTGTGCGGTGATCGAAGGCGATCAGCAAACCACTAATGATGCGGATCGTATTCGTGAAACAGGTGTGCCAGCGATCCAAGTGAATACAGGCAAAGGCTGTCACCTTGATGCACAAATGGTGCATGATGCGACACACCAATTAGGCTTACAAGATAACAGCGTTCTCTTTATTGAAAACGTGGGTAACTTAGTTTGTCCTGCCAGTTTTGATCTGGGTGAAAAGCATAAAGTCGCTATTCTTTCTGTCACTGAAGGTGAAGATAAGCCTCTGAAATATCCGCATATGTTTGCTGCGGCTGATTTAATGATTATCAATAAAATTGATTTAGTGCCACATCTGAATATTGACGTTCAAGCCTGCATTGAATCAGCTCGCCGTGTTAATCCAAATATCGAAATCATTGCGTTATCAGCAACAACGGGTGAAGGCATGGAAGAGTGGTTAACTTGGTTGGAGAGTCGTTTATGTGCTTAG
- the hybG gene encoding hydrogenase maturation factor HybG, producing MCLGVPAKIVEVGEDVHQLAYAEVSGVKRAVNISMVCEGEPSELLGKWVLIHVGFAMSILDEQEAQDTLDALQHVYGVTLEEADDAVR from the coding sequence ATGTGCTTAGGTGTTCCAGCTAAGATTGTTGAGGTGGGCGAAGACGTCCACCAACTCGCTTATGCCGAAGTCAGTGGCGTCAAACGTGCTGTTAATATTTCAATGGTATGTGAAGGCGAACCTAGTGAATTATTAGGCAAATGGGTACTTATTCATGTGGGATTTGCCATGAGTATTCTTGATGAGCAAGAAGCACAAGATACTCTTGATGCATTACAGCATGTCTATGGTGTGACCCTCG